Sequence from the Oenanthe melanoleuca isolate GR-GAL-2019-014 chromosome 28, OMel1.0, whole genome shotgun sequence genome:
TCCAGCACAATGATATGTGGTTCCCTGAGCAGACTGTGGTGTCCCCTGAAATCCTCTGTGTCCGTCAGcatgtgctgggctgtgctcaaaGAGCCTGAATGTGATACGTGCGTGCAGTCACAATGGGAACAGATAAGATGTCATTATGAAAGCTGGATGTTCCTGAAAGCAGATGATTAGTTGGATACTGAGCAGTTGGGATGCTCTGAACTGTAATCTTAGTCTCTAATTATAAACTGTCCATCAGTTTGGCTGCTCAGACCTAACCTATAATGAAAATAGTTCTCACTTGAGCTTTGCTACCCCTTAATCTCCCAGGAGATGACATGGTGAGGAAGGCCCTTGAGGGCATAGAATTCAAATCTGCAATAAATGGGGGATAAAACAtcaccttcttttctttttctcaccaGTATTCGTTATGTAATGAGCCTCTGATCGAGCTGTCCAACCCCGGGGCCAGCGGCTCCCTCTTCTATGTCACCAGCGACGATGAATTCATCATAAAAACTGTGATGCACAAGGAAGCTGAATTCCTGCAGAAGCTCCTTCCTGGATACTACATGGTGTGTATTGCCCAGGACCTGGACCCAGCTCAGCTTTATCATGGCAGCTTTTCTGTCAGGCAGAACATCTCACAGGGCATATCCTCCACCTGGGTGTCTTGTGGCCTGCCCCCATGCCAGGGACAGTGTTAACAGCATGTCATGAAGCCAGTCCCAGAAGCACAAATCCTACTGATTATTTGCAAACTCTGTGAGTAAACATGAGGCAGATAATTGTGCCATAGTTTGGAGGCATGTTCTGGCCTCAGAAGGGCTTCCCAGGTATGTGTTTCTGAGTGTCCTTTTCCCAGAACTAGTTATTCCTCTTCACTTGGCAGCATGCATCTGCCCCAGCCTGCGTTTGGGGGTGGCTGCTGATTGCAGTCATAGATTAGTAAAACTcttaaggttggaaaagaccacCAAGATCATCAGGTCCAACCTTCAGCTCAGCACCATGATGGTCACCACTGAACCTTGTCCTCAGTTGCCACAGACTCATATTATTTGAATACTTCCAGGAATGATGACTCCTCCACTGCCCTGGACAGCTTGTTCTAATCCTTTACAACCCTTTCTATgaagaaatttcttcttatatccAACCTAAGCCTCCCCTAGCACAACTTGAGGCTATTTCATCTCATCCTGTTCCTTGTTCCTtgagagcagagcctgacccccacctggctgcacacaCCTGTCAGGGACTTGTGGAGAGCAaaaggtccccctgagcctccttttctccaggcaaTAATGCAACCAACTTGTTTTTGTGGGGAAAGTGCTACTGTCCTTGAATTTCTCTTGTTCTTGCTGTTTGAGGATTGTCCTGACTCCCACTGGCTGCAGTTCCAAGCTGGAGGCTTCCATGGTAGCAGCCAGCTTTGCACATCAGTCTGGGAAGGCAGGACATTGAGACCCAGAGACTTGCATTTGGTCAAGTAAATTGGACCCAAAGGTGCTGTTTTGGTGTAAAAACCAGGAGCTGGTCTCCTGCACAACTGGAGGCTCCAGCTTTATGGATGAGGACTCTTGGCATTCAGTTACAACGATTTGTTCGTTGTGAAGATGCCAAGGAGAAGATGATGAGAAGCCGTGCTGCTGCCCTATCTGTGTGCCTGGTGCAGTGGGTTTATGTGATCCTAACTGGTCCTGTGAAATTCCTTTCCTTGCTCAGTATTTACTGGGGAAAATTTACCCAAGAGAGGCAGGTTATGGGATTTCTGTGTGTTAGTGACAGCCAGGccaagaagaaattcttccctttgAAGGTGGGGAGGCACAAgttgctcagagcagctgtggctacccctggatccctggaagtgttccaggacaggttggatggggcttggagcaacctgggacagtggaaggtgtccctggccatggcaggaagTGAAACCATATGGTCTTTacagtcctttccaacccaaaccatcctgagATTCTGTGAATCATTTGCTTTTGCAGGTAACACTCACATTCCTGGACAGGATGAGTTTTCTTGGAAAGCACTGCCTGTTGCCTAATGTATGTAGTAAATCAGGTGTAGGGTTTTGAGTGGGAATGGAGTTGCACTGTTAATCCTGCCATCATCAGTCAGTGAATTCAACTGAACTTACCTGTCTGATGCAGGGTTCTGAGCTACCTGTTGCAGTTTTCCAGTGTCTGTGTTTTGTGGTGCTACCCTTGATCACCATGCTGATCCTGGGAAACCACCCATATCAAAGGAGTCAGGGAAAGGAAGCAGAGTGGTTTCGTCCTGAATTACTTTAAAGCTGTTTCCATTACCTGCCTCTTACTAGAGGGctcactgctgtgcccaggtgggtgAGCTGAAGGGAATGAAATTTTAATACAGTCACGTTTCTGCTGTCTGTCAGAACCTGTCAGGACTGTCTTTCCTGCTACAGCCTGCAGAGAAGCTGTTTCCTTCCCAAATGTGCCCAAAGCTGAACAAGCAAATCCTGCCTGTCATGTCATTCCTAATTATTCTGCTGCCTAAAAAAAGGAGATGACAGCAGAACAGGATATCCGTGCTCTCTGGTTGACTGCTTTATAAAGCAACTCTACAACAGGAGGAGAACatttatgttgttttgtttaaaaaacaacccTGTCCCTGGTTTATTCTGGGCCAGAGAATGGCTCTTGATTCTGACACTTGTGGAGAGATAAAGAGAGCTGTTATTTTTAAGCTTGAAGTTCCCACTCATTGTGTTTATTTCTCTCCcagtttggtttcttttttttttagctgctgtACTTGGGGAAAGCAGGGGATTTCCGGACTTGGTTATTTGCCCAGAGAGTGCTGAACATCTCAGTCCCTGTATTTTCAGGTCCTAAAGCCACTGAAATGCAGGACTTTGTCAAATGTGTACACTGAGCTCCTGTTAAGTTCAGAAAACCTCTCAGCAAAGAATCCCTAGTCCAACTGTTCACATGCTTTGTGGTGAACACAGCAGGAATTTTCTGCTCAAATGACCTTTCTCCATGCTTTTTTCCACCCTTGCTACAGAATCTGAACCAGAACCCCCGGACCCTGCTGCCCAAGTTTTATGGACTATACTGTGTGCAGTCTGGGGGCAAAAACATCCGTGTGGTGGTGATGAACAACATCCTGCCTCGAGTGGTGAAAATGCACCTGAAATTCGACCTCAAAGGTTCAACCTACAAACGCCGAGCatccaagaaggaaaaagaaaagtctaGCCCTACATACAAGGATCTGGACTTCATCCAAGACATGCCCGAGGGCCTGATGTTGGATGCAGACACCTTCAGTGCTTTGGTGAAGACGTTGCAGCGAGATTGTCTGGTAAGGAGGGggcagctcagggacagggtAAGGAACCTCTGTGGCTCTCGAGCATGAGGAAGAGCAGTTCCTGACTGAGAACCTTGCTAATGTGCTGACCCCAGAACAGGATCAATGCTTTCTCCTGCCCTTTTCCTGAAAGCCAAGCAGTAGAGTTGGATCTCATGGCAGCCTCTGAGGActgaggctgtgctgctttgcctGGCACATCACACTTTGGCAGCCTGCTCCACTTCTAGCTGTTCTACTGGTGCATTTTCCCAATCACTGTGCAGCAGATACAGTGGTGTTGTTTGCAAGCCTTCGGGCCTTTGGTGTGATTGTGGGATGGCCAAACTCTGTGCAATCAGGCCCAGAGGTGACTGTTGGTTCAGAAACTTTCAGGCTCTGTCAAAGGAGTTGTTAGTGGGGATGTGAGTGGGATGCTTTGCTTTGATTGCTTTGATTCCAGGCTTTGGGGtctgtatttctgctgctggcttGATATTTTGTCTTTGTTCTTGAATTCATTACTAATCTATAGGTATTGGAAAGTTTTAAAATCATGGACTACAGCCTCCTGCTTGGGGTTCATAACATAGACCAGTACGAGCGGGAGCAGCTGTCGGAGGGAGCCCACAGCACGTCGGATGAGAAGCGTCCCGTGGGGCAGAAGGCTCTGTACTCCACTGCCATGGAGTCCATCCAGGGAGGGGCTGCCCGGGGGGAGTCCATAGACACAGACGACACGTAGGTGAAACCTGGGCTCGCTCGTGCTGCTGGGAGGGCCAGAGGTGGAGGCTGGAGTGGGAAATCCCTAATGAGACCCACAGGAACTGCTCAAGGGAGCAGCTGTCCTGGGGTTTTGGTAGTCCTGCCATTGTCATGGGAAAGGGGGAAGCCAGGGTGGGAAGTAGTTCTGTAGGCTCTAGCCTCACAGTAGTCTCTTTTCTTAGGCCAGCTGTAGGTTGTCAGCTTGTGTAATAACCTCTAAACATCCACCCATGCCCTGGGGAGGAGATACTAGCTCAGTTCTAGCTCAACACCCAAATACTGGAGCAGAAGTAGGGATCAGCCTGTCCCTAGGAGCTCGGAGTTCTCCATCACTCCCACCTTTGGAATCCTTGGCAGTTCCCTGAGGCCATCCCAGTGGGGTTAGCAGACAGCAGTGTAGTGAAGTGCTGGAGTCACTGGtggagctggaggctgggagTTGTCCcaagcctgtgctgtgcttgaTCTGGGGTTCTGCCTGGCTCCCTAGTTCTTGAGCCAAGGAATGGTGGAGCTTGCTGCTGTCTAAAAccagctgctgtgggtttgATGGAAGGTCAGTCCTGAGAGCCGAGGTAAGACCATGGTGTTACCAGTCCTTTGGGCAGCATCAATAATTGCAGTGGCTACCTGAAGAAGTACTGGTACTCCTGTGCTTTGGTTGTGTGCTGGTGCTGATGGCACCTTTGGCAGGATGGCATTAGTGTGGATGGGACCGGGAATATCTTGTTGTTAAGCATTTACTGCCCTAATGGCAGACAGCTCTCACCATAAATAACCTGGCCCCCAGAATAAAGTAGGCAGGAGAAAATTCCATGGTCCTTTCTggcctgggcagagctgtgccacacaATTCAGGTTCTGTCATGATAGTGGTATTTGGCCATGCAGGCAGTGACCCTGGGACACTTGGGGTCAGGCCAGGTCAGTTGGTGACTCCTGTGGTCATGCACAAAGTGACCACATCACTTTTGGAATGTATCTGACACCACACCAGAGCCCCTTAGCTCTGGTTGCCCTTCCCCAGAGCTTGGGTGTTAGAGGTGCtctggctgaggctgcagctgctgaagttCTGCTTTACTTGCAGGATGGGAGGGATCCCAGCAGTGAACGGCAAAGGAGAGCGTCTCCTGCTGCACGTAGGAATCATAGATATCCTGCAGTCATACAGGTAGGTAACCTGGCAGTGTGTTTTTTCTGGCTGATAACATCTCTTTTAGTACCAAATGAAAGCAGGGGGGATGTCCTCTCCTGGAGACTCTGAGGTTGAGTAGATGCAGCTGCCCCAAGCTGGCCATGGGCTTCCTTTATGTTCTTAgaacagctggggacacacagccctTTGTCCAGGATGATGAGCTGCTCATAAAGGAGCAGTTTCCCACCTCAGTGTGGGAAACACctcttccagcccagctggaagTCCTTCCCTGTGGTGTTCCCAGGCAGTCCTGACCTGGctggggagatgctggagaAAGCTCAGTCCTGATGGCATTGGCAGCTCAGGGACCTTGCCCATAGGGTATGAAAGGGAGCTTGGTACCAAGTACGTGTCTGAATctgtatctttatttttctctccacttCTCCTTGGAATTAGGTTCATCAAGAAGTTAGAACACACCTGGAAGGCCCTTGTCCATGATGGGGTGAGTGcctgtgcagaggcaggagtTGTCCAAGCCTCCCAGGATTACCTGGTGGCTGTTTATAGAGACTgacctggcacagctgcagttGATGCAAGAAGCAGTTCTTGTCTCTAATTCCTGCATAGTAGGGTGGTGCCACTTATTCCCAGCCAGGTTTCCTTGCTCAGTACAGCTCCTCACATGTTGAGCTGTTGTGCTCACAGctttcttcccctgctcctatgtgtccttcccttcctcccatGATACCAGGAACAAACACCCAGGTGTGTGTGTTCCTGGGCTGTCAGGAGCCCTGTGCTGTTCTCTTTGGTGACTGGCTGTTTCCACTTCCACTAGGCCAGCAAATCCCTTTCCATATTTCCCTGCTGGCttcattcctgcagcagccaggtgtgtgTTTCTGAAAGAGCAACCTTGGATGTGGAAACCATTTTTCAGCCTTGCATTTCCTGGCTTCCCTTAAAATGGCAAAGGAAATGTGGAGATGCCAAGTCATGGGAGCACAGTCAAAcatcagaagcagaaaaagcttcagttttactgttttaaacaaaaaataatttgaaatgtgTGGGGCTAAATTTGGATGTCTCTGTGACATGCAAAGGTATCCAGGTGTGCTTGGAATGGCAGCCACCAAAGGCAGAAGAAATTTCATGTATGCAATCAGgccagtgtttaaaaaaatccaggaagtctgcaaaggaataaaatcaCCAAAATCCATTATAAAATCACAGCAAGAATATAATCAAGTGAATCAGAGGCAACGCTTCAGGGTTATTTATAGCATTAATTAGAGTGTTTCAGTTAAGCCTTTCCATTTTAAGGCTCTGTCAGTGCTAAATGTTGGAATAAAAAAGATTGTGTTGGTTGTTACAGAAATTCTGCCTTGAGGgatcattttaaaattaaacaattgttttttgctgttgtaGGACACGGTGTCAGTACACAGACCCAGCTTTTATGCAGAGAGATTCTTCAAATTCATGACCAACACGGTGTTTCGAAAGAATTCCTGTAAGTACCAGGTTCAGGGGCTACTGTGCTGTGAGGCTTTACCTTGGCCTTGCTGCTGCAGACCTCACAAGGAGTCTAGGTTGGAGCCTGAGCAGGGTTTTCCACTGTGGTacagctgagagagctgagggtgttcagcctggagaagactcTCAGGAGACtttagagccccttccagtgcctgaagggggcTTAGGAAAAGAAGGGGGAAGGACTTTTTATACAGGCAGATAGTGACAGGCAAGGGGCAATGGTATGGAGATGGCAGGGTTAGATTAGAAGTTAGGAAATCAGAGAGTGGCGAGACTCTGGCACAGCTTGCCCAGattcctggaaatgtccaaggccaggttggacagaaCTTgcagcaacctgctctagtgcccatgtccctgcccatggagtgggtggaatgagatggtttTTTAAAGTcgcttccaacccaaaacattccatAATACAGAGCAAAACTAAGAACTACCGAGCCCTCAGATTGTCACAGCTTGCCTTGGTCTGCTCAGGCTCCCACCCAGTCCCTGCACCTGACCTGGGTTCGGTCCGGGAGGGATGTGTGTGAGGGCAGAGCTTCTCCTTGTGAAGAGAGAAATACCTTTGGTGTGACAGTAGCTGGTGGTGGTACTTGGACCTTGtgtctccctccatcccccagctctgaAGTCGTCCCCCTCGAAGAAGGGGCGCAGTGCCTTGCTGGCCGTGAAGACGGCGGGTCCCACCGCGGCGTTCTCGGCCAGCCAGCTGGCCTCCGACAAGGATGACACCCAGTACGACCTGCGGGCGGCCAGGAGCTACCCCACGCTCGATGATGAAGGTGACAGCCCCGCTCAGGGTATTGGCTCTGTGGTTACCCTCTCTTTCCTAGCAGTTCCTTAGGATCCTCCCTTGTTCTCGTCAAGTTCCCCACTGTGCACCGACTGCAGATCTTTCCTCATGGGTAGCTCTTCATTGCATGtcttgctgtgctttgcaggTGCTAAACCTAACAAGGACAGGGAAGAAGGTAAGAGTGCATCATTTTGTCGCAGCACCAGCAGGTATTTGATGCAACACCTCTGCATCAAAGGAGACCAGACCCCTTCTTTGCAGCACTGTGGGGTTCTGCAGTAAAAATGGTCACCTGCATCACTGCTGTAAGACAGCAGCTGCCATGGGGCACCATAAGTCATAGCCCAAAAGCCAACAGAAAGTTGCATTTTctaccctttaaaaaaaatgggggtCAGGGGGTAGTGACTGGGAACTGCAGCACTCCAACAACAGTGTTTGGGCAGTTATTACAGGCAGGATCTTGCCATTGGAAAACAGGAATGGGCTGcttctgtgctgcctttccttCACTTCCATCTGGTTGCATTTACAGCTGAGGGCTGGAGGACAGGCTCCTCCAGTGCATGGGTTTGGATTGCTCCCTGTACACTGGACACTCAGTTCATCTCTTAATTTACTTGGATATTTATCTCTGGTGATCCAAGAGAGATTTGGTCACCAGTGCAAAGTCTTCATTGGCATTCTATGTCCTGCCTGTTGTGCTGAAAGTGGTGCTGACTGGCTCTCTCCAAAGGACACCTTGGGAGAAGCTGTCATGTTCATGGACCCAACTAAACTTCCTGCCTGTCTGTGGTTTTGAGTGCCCAGTCCCAGTACGGGTGTGCAGGCTCATGGTGGAACAGCCTCCACAGGGCTGGTGTAGGTGAAGTGTTGGTGTTTGACTTAATCATCTCTTCTTCCTGCCTCTCCCCCGACcctgctctgggccagcagGCAGGCCAGACCTGCTCCCTTGCACTCCTCCTTCCTTTGAAGAAGCTACTACGGCCTCCATAGCCACAACACTATCGTCAACATCTCTCTCTGTTCCCGAGCGATCGCCCTCggagagctctgagcagcccaggtACAGGTGAGGACactttccctgctcccactggCAGAGAGTGCTGCCACTGCTCTCCGTGCTGCACATCCCGGCAGGCTGCCCTGCACTCTAGAATGCTAAAGACCGATTTTAATTAAATCTCTCCTGGGAGCAAGCAGACATAGCTTTGATGGGATTAATTATTGCTGGAAGAAGTGTCAGCTGTTAAGTAGAACATCTCCCTCATGGAATGAGTAGGTAGATTTGGGGACAGTGCAGGATTTTTGGCTCAGATTGCTCCTCCaaactcttctgttttctttccacaggAGGCGTACACACTCCTCAGGGCAGGATGGCAGGTGAGAAATGGGTCTCCTGTCTTCTTGTCTCATCTTTTCTCTACTGCACAGAGAACTCATGTTTATCCCCATGCAAAGGTCTCTTCGAGGGCTGAGTGGGAatttcagctgctccaggattTTGGCATGAATGCTGAACTGCTTCTGCAAACAGATAATCCCCATTTCTTACACAGAATTTTCCTTGCAAAGCAGATCTCTTAGTGCTTTGAAAGTACCACAGTTGCTTGATAGGAAAGGGGAAAACATTGCTGTCCAAATTTACCCATCCACCCAGCACCAGAGTCAAGGAAGGTCATTTAAGTCCCTTTAAGCAAGTAAGTGACAGCAGGAACATTGCTTCTCTGAGCATCTGCCTGTGGCCTGGGCAAAGTGAAAGGGCTTTGACTTTGTGAGGCACTGAGCACCCTCAGTCCTCATAGAAGTAGCTTCCAGTGTTTTCAGAAATCTGTGAGACTTTTTCCCTCCTGTGGTGTCTCAGAGCCAAGGGCATGGTAGGACAGAAATGCTTTGCTGCAGAGGGGTGTCTGATTTAGAGGCtcatataattaaaatattgtgcATTATTGTGGAATTATTTTGCACCAGTAAAAATCATCCCATTGCCCCTGTCAGCAGGATCTGCACAAGGAGCCAGCAAATGCTGCCCTCTCTTTCCAAGACATTGTGTAGGTATAGTACGCTTTGAAATGACATCAGAGACTCAGTCCTGGGATGTGCCATAGCCAGAGGAGCCTGACAGGCTGATCACTTCTCTCCCTGCAGTCAGTGTTTGGTGCTTGGAAGGAAAGGTCATTGGAAGATGAGGGTTTGCCCCATGTTACAGgcatctgctgctgttccaagCTTTGAGTGATATGCTGAGTTCTGTTGACGTGCCCTGTGGAAGAATCCCTTTCTGTGGTGTTTCCCAATGAAAATACTTCTGGATGCTGCATGTTGCTGAATCCTGGTAAATTCCTGTCCTTACAGGGCAGGGACCTGCTCCCTATGTGAAGTGTCAGGGACTTGTCAGGACACCTCATATCCTGCAGAATCCAGTGTTAGAAATTGCTGAAAATTGGAGACTTAAACTCAGGCCCCAGTGGTAGGGCCCATGTGGAAAATGCAGTGACTTCATCCAGAATAGTTCAGACTCAATGGTACCTCATGGAGGGAAGGATCTGTTGTAGTATGTGACTGCTCACCCAGAAATAGGTCAGGTGAATCAGTGACCTGGGAGCATTCAGGGAGCTCAGTGGCTTGGTCAGAGTAGATCTGTCTGTCACAGATTTGCCAGAGCTACACTGACTGTCTGCAGGTGTGGCCACCCTTGCTGATTTTTGCCTAATCTGTCCCTTTCTAGAGCCAGTGCCTCCATGTGCCCTTCCTGAGAGAGAAGGGACCTGTGCACTTGTGGAGCTCTCTGGGATCCCCTGGGGAAAACCAGTGTAGACATAAATTTATTAAAGCAAGAATTTACACTCCTGAGCTGAGATGGAAAAAACCTTTACCCAGTTTACTCAAGGATGTGTCACATCTCTAGTTATTCTGGTCTGCTGGGGTCTACTCCAGATTTGAGGTCCAGCCCTGTGAGAAAGAATGTAATGAGTTCCTTGAATGGAACTGACCCCAGCTCTGGTCagtcagcctggagcagggcagtgctgtccatgtacccagagctcagcccttcTCTGACAACTGCCCCTCGCCTTGgcaggctcctgctccttcccatgGGGACAGTGGAgtcagccctgctggcacaAGTAATTACTTTAGTAATGAGGTATTAAAGTGAAGATTGTCAGAAACAGTTCCAGAGTGTGCAGATCAATCTGATCTCAAcctcagagcagctttggtgtAGTGGGGGTCTTGGAAGAGATAAGAGGCTCTAGCCTGGTGCCAGGCTAACTGTGGACACAAGTTTTCCCTAGAGGTCAGTTCTCTTTGCTCCCATGCTCCATCTGACACTGCCTGtctttcctgcagcactggctgttTAACACCTTTGCTCTTGTCCTCTTTTCCCACCTTGTTATTCCTGATTGCTGCAATCTTCAGGACTGACTCTTTTTCCTGGGAGTTTTGGTTATCCAAACCCTCAATCCTAGGAGGTCTGAGTGCTCCCTCTGAGCTAAAATCAGCCACTgagtctgtgctgggagcccagtgTCACAGTAGCAGCAGTAGCAGGTGTGttctgaggcagagctgcatgAAAGGCTTGGCTGGCTCTGGACTAATTCAGGCTGACCTAGAATTGAGAGCTATGCATAACTCATGCCCAGCTGAGTCTTTGGGCCTGTCTCTTTGGTTTCCAGGTCACACGAGGAGGTGCGGGTCGAGGAGGAGGTTCAGGAAATCAGTGTCGAGCTGGAGCCCAAGTGTGACGTTGAGATTGTAGCTCCTGAGGAAGAAGTCAAAGAGTGAGTGTTTTGAAGTGTTGAGTGGGTTTTGAGCTGTGGCTGCTTGTGCTGGAGGCTTTGCTGGAGTCATGGGTGTTTGGTGAGGCTGAGCACAGTTCTGACCTGACCTGCCCTGATGTGATGTGACCTTTCAAGATGTGACAGCATAGCATCTTCAGCTCCCCTGTAATAAATCAATTTTCTTGCTCCTGTCCTGACTGCAGTGACTAGATTGTCATCTCTTTCCCCTCTGCAGAGAGGCAGCTTCTTCAGCCTGTGCCATTGTCACATCCACAGCCACTGTAGAGGTGGAGACAGCCAGCCAGGCCTCAGAACCAGCCAGCCAGGCCTCGGATGAAGATGACGTGCCAGTCACAGACATATACTTTGTAAGAGACCTCCACCTGACCCTTGGGGTGTGATGGGAAGGGTTGGACAAGGCTGTCAGTATCCATTCCAGGCAGTTAGGTGCAAGGCACTGGCTGTCCTGCACCATCTTGGTGTGGAGCACCTTGAAACCTCGGtgctgggtgggtttttttaaatgcagggAACTGGATTAAACTTGGAGAACTCAAAACAGCATCTAGTGGGGCTCACACAGGTGGCACTCCTGCTGTGGATGTAGCTGTAGCTGTGCTGCTCTACTTCCAAGCACAAGTGCTTATCTAGGCCAGCATATTTGCTCTTGGGACAAGCCAAGGTGATGTGGGTGCAACAGAGAGGTTCTTCCTTCCTCAGCCACAGATGTTGGCTGCTTTCCTGACACAAACATGGCCTAGACCCAAAGGGAGGTGGTTGCAGAGGGTGACCTTGGGCTCTGGTGAACTCcggcttttcctttccctgcaggctgcatTAGGTGATGCAGTGGGAGTCTAGTGCTGAGCCAGGGAGTAAGTTGGTGGTTGGCAGCAGAGTGCCGTGGAGCCTGGCGCTGGTCCTCACTCAGCTCCCACAATGGCTGAGCAACTTCTGCAGACCAGAGAAGAGGTTTTTTAGCAACACCTACCTGTCCcatggattcccagagcagagctgagtgccTGTCCTGTGAGAGCTGAGCTCTCTCTCGTGCCTGGGCACTGGAACCCTCATTAAAAGAGGTGCCCGGCTCCTCCCTGCTCCGACTGTTGCTGTTGGTTCTGTGGTGCTGGAGATGACCTGAGCCCATGTGATGGGCTCCTTCAGGCTAAACTAAAATGCAGGCCTTTTCCTGGGCTTTTGTgactctgctgcagagctgctcactcaTTGCCGAGTCACTCTGAGGCTCTTGGGAGCTGTGGAAGGAATCAGCCGTTTTACAGCTTGTTTGGGGTTGGATGCATGCTGTTCAAAGTGCAAACGGCTCCTTAGTACCGATGGCCCCTCCTTGCCTGTGGATggcagctgtgtgcaggcagatCCTGCCTGCTCCCCTGGCAAGTGTCTTCTTACTAGGGtcagctgctcttcctgtcCCTGGGCATATGACTCCCCCCAGCTTGAGGGGGCACCTCTATCCAAGGGAAAATTCTGCAGTGTGTTCACAGAGAGTGTGACTGCTCATCAGCATTTCATACTTCATCTGAGTCGGAGTTTTGCATTAAATGTGTGTCGTGTGCTGTGGAGTGTTTGTCACTGCTGGGATGAAGGGAAAAGCTGATTTGAGCTCCCATGAGCACTCTCCTTGGAAAACCACTTGAGCTGGAGCTCAGGTGGGGCTGCACGCATGTGCTCAAGTagcaccacagctgctcctACAGGAGTGCTCAGGGG
This genomic interval carries:
- the PIP5K1C gene encoding phosphatidylinositol 4-phosphate 5-kinase type-1 gamma isoform X3 — translated: MELEVPEEAEGSAAASAGAITPEAGVGGPDASGGLGPKKTAITEGPSLPGQPGQGKKIGHRSVDASGETTYKKTTSSTLKGAIQLGIGYTVGNLSSKPERDVLMQDFYVVESIFFPSEGSNLTPAHHYADFRFKTYAPVAFRYFRELFGIRPDDYLYSLCNEPLIELSNPGASGSLFYVTSDDEFIIKTVMHKEAEFLQKLLPGYYMNLNQNPRTLLPKFYGLYCVQSGGKNIRVVVMNNILPRVVKMHLKFDLKGSTYKRRASKKEKEKSSPTYKDLDFIQDMPEGLMLDADTFSALVKTLQRDCLVLESFKIMDYSLLLGVHNIDQYEREQLSEGAHSTSDEKRPVGQKALYSTAMESIQGGAARGESIDTDDTMGGIPAVNGKGERLLLHVGIIDILQSYRFIKKLEHTWKALVHDGDTVSVHRPSFYAERFFKFMTNTVFRKNSSLKSSPSKKGRSALLAVKTAGPTAAFSASQLASDKDDTQYDLRAARSYPTLDDEGAKPNKDREEAGRPDLLPCTPPSFEEATTASIATTLSSTSLSVPERSPSESSEQPRYRRRTHSSGQDGRSHEEVRVEEEVQEISVELEPKCDVEIVAPEEEVKEEAASSACAIVTSTATVEVETASQASEPASQASDEDDVPVTDIYFAALGDAVGV
- the PIP5K1C gene encoding phosphatidylinositol 4-phosphate 5-kinase type-1 gamma isoform X9, which translates into the protein MELEVPEEAEGSAAASAGAITPEAGVGGPDASGGLGPKKTAITEGPSLPGQPGQGKKIGHRSVDASGETTYKKTTSSTLKGAIQLGIGYTVGNLSSKPERDVLMQDFYVVESIFFPSEGSNLTPAHHYADFRFKTYAPVAFRYFRELFGIRPDDYLYSLCNEPLIELSNPGASGSLFYVTSDDEFIIKTVMHKEAEFLQKLLPGYYMNLNQNPRTLLPKFYGLYCVQSGGKNIRVVVMNNILPRVVKMHLKFDLKGSTYKRRASKKEKEKSSPTYKDLDFIQDMPEGLMLDADTFSALVKTLQRDCLVLESFKIMDYSLLLGVHNIDQYEREQLSEGAHSTSDEKRPVGQKALYSTAMESIQGGAARGESIDTDDTMGGIPAVNGKGERLLLHVGIIDILQSYRFIKKLEHTWKALVHDGDTVSVHRPSFYAERFFKFMTNTVFRKNSSLKSSPSKKGRSALLAVKTAGPTAAFSASQLASDKDDTQYDLRAARSYPTLDDEGAKPNKDREEGRPDLLPCTPPSFEEATTASIATTLSSTSLSVPERSPSESSEQPRYRRRTHSSGQDGRSHEEVRVEEEVQEISVELEPKCDVEIVAPEEEVKEEAASSACAIVTSTATVEVETASQASEPASQASDEDDVPVTDIYF
- the PIP5K1C gene encoding phosphatidylinositol 4-phosphate 5-kinase type-1 gamma isoform X8 — its product is MELEVPEEAEGSAAASAGAITPEAGVGGPDASGGLGPKKTAITEGPSLPGQPGQGKKIGHRSVDASGETTYKKTTSSTLKGAIQLGIGYTVGNLSSKPERDVLMQDFYVVESIFFPSEGSNLTPAHHYADFRFKTYAPVAFRYFRELFGIRPDDYLYSLCNEPLIELSNPGASGSLFYVTSDDEFIIKTVMHKEAEFLQKLLPGYYMNLNQNPRTLLPKFYGLYCVQSGGKNIRVVVMNNILPRVVKMHLKFDLKGSTYKRRASKKEKEKSSPTYKDLDFIQDMPEGLMLDADTFSALVKTLQRDCLVLESFKIMDYSLLLGVHNIDQYEREQLSEGAHSTSDEKRPVGQKALYSTAMESIQGGAARGESIDTDDTMGGIPAVNGKGERLLLHVGIIDILQSYRFIKKLEHTWKALVHDGDTVSVHRPSFYAERFFKFMTNTVFRKNSSLKSSPSKKGRSALLAVKTAGPTAAFSASQLASDKDDTQYDLRAARSYPTLDDEGAKPNKDREEAGRPDLLPCTPPSFEEATTASIATTLSSTSLSVPERSPSESSEQPRYRRRTHSSGQDGRSHEEVRVEEEVQEISVELEPKCDVEIVAPEEEVKEEAASSACAIVTSTATVEVETASQASEPASQASDEDDVPVTDIYF